Within Acidobacteriota bacterium, the genomic segment GCCGGCGCTCCTTCAGCGTCAGGTCGGCCGCCCGCTGAATCAATCCTCGCGAGATACCGGTCGCGATCGACGCGAGCGTTCCCGAAGAGCACGGAATCACGATCATTCCGTCCGTTCGGTAGGAACCGGATGCGATGGAAGCACCGATGTCGGCATCGGGATGGTGCTCGACCTTCTGCCGCTGTTCATCGGTGAGGCCCGCGCTTCCAACGACTTCCTCCACCGTTCTCGGTGCCGGCTCGATCTCGTGCCCTCCCACCCGCATCGCGTGGGGGCTCACGATCAGATGCAGCCGCTCGACCTCCGGGCTCTGCGCCGCGAACCTCAGAAATCGCAGC encodes:
- a CDS encoding UbiX family flavin prenyltransferase, yielding MGKRIVVGISGASGISLALRFLRFAAQSPEVERLHLIVSPHAMRVGGHEIEPAPRTVEEVVGSAGLTDEQRQKVEHHPDADIGASIASGSYRTDGMIVIPCSSGTLASIATGISRGLIQRAADLTLKERRRLILVLRETPFSLIHAENILKATQAGAIVMPPIPAFYAGQSWDSFVDHFSMRTLDLFGVESGLDDLRWGGGGGSESEEVS